The following proteins are co-located in the Defluviitalea raffinosedens genome:
- a CDS encoding type II TA system antitoxin MqsA family protein — protein sequence MNRNKTFCEECRRDVEYMVETATIKGKLKGEEYEYTGKKAVCTECGSEVYVADIEDENLKALYDTYRQKNGIISLEKILEIPQKYNIGKRPLSLLLGWGEMTFSRYCEGDMPTKQYSDILQKIYDDPAYYKELLEKNKDNLKSLQAYEKSKRKVQELLGEENKTGSKLDSIIQYLLYKCEDITPLALQKALYYVQGFYYAFEGRFLFEEDCEAWVHGPVYRDIYNRYSSYRFDPIESVEAFDESVFTTAEKAILDSVIKNFCCYSGKTLEKFTHLEKPWRHTRDGLPVDAHSNRVIPKELIGKYFVAVKEKFNMLTPGDIEVYSKAIFEQIN from the coding sequence ATGAATAGGAATAAGACATTTTGCGAGGAATGCAGAAGAGATGTCGAATACATGGTAGAAACAGCAACAATTAAGGGTAAACTTAAAGGCGAAGAATATGAGTATACTGGAAAGAAGGCTGTTTGTACGGAATGTGGGAGCGAAGTCTATGTAGCGGATATAGAGGACGAAAATCTAAAGGCTTTGTATGACACGTACCGTCAAAAAAACGGCATTATTTCGCTGGAGAAGATATTAGAAATACCTCAGAAATACAATATTGGCAAACGTCCGCTATCATTGCTTTTAGGTTGGGGGGAAATGACTTTTTCGAGATATTGTGAAGGTGATATGCCTACAAAACAGTATTCAGATATTCTTCAAAAGATTTATGATGATCCAGCGTATTATAAAGAATTACTGGAGAAAAATAAGGACAATTTAAAATCTCTGCAGGCATATGAAAAAAGTAAGCGGAAGGTACAGGAACTGCTTGGGGAAGAAAACAAAACGGGTTCAAAGCTGGACTCAATTATCCAATATCTGCTTTATAAATGCGAGGACATAACTCCTTTAGCTTTACAAAAGGCGCTATATTATGTCCAGGGTTTTTATTATGCTTTTGAAGGACGGTTTCTTTTTGAAGAAGACTGTGAGGCATGGGTTCATGGACCGGTTTACAGAGATATATATAACAGGTATTCATCTTATCGGTTTGACCCCATTGAGAGTGTTGAAGCTTTCGATGAATCAGTTTTTACAACTGCTGAAAAAGCGATATTGGATAGCGTTATTAAGAACTTCTGCTGTTATAGCGGAAAAACGCTAGAGAAGTTTACGCATCTGGAGAAACCATGGCGGCATACTAGAGACGGTTTGCCGGTGGATGCGCATTCTAATCGTGTAATACCCAAAGAGTTGATCGGGAAATATTTTGTAGCTGTAAAAGAAAAATTCAACATGCTTACTCCTGGAGATATAGAAGTATATTCGAAAGCTATCTTTGAACAAATAAACTGA
- a CDS encoding HNH endonuclease: protein MPRKPKRPCSFPGCPELTDGRYCDMHQRQVDAYYNKYERDPQTRKSYDRRWKRIRDRYISEHPLCEECQKYGRLTPAEEVHHIIPLSKGGTNADSNLMSLCKQCHSSITAREGERWARR, encoded by the coding sequence ATGCCAAGAAAACCAAAAAGGCCTTGCTCCTTTCCCGGCTGTCCTGAACTGACGGACGGAAGGTACTGCGACATGCATCAAAGGCAAGTGGATGCTTATTACAACAAATACGAACGAGATCCTCAAACAAGAAAAAGCTATGACCGGAGATGGAAACGCATCAGGGACAGATATATCTCAGAGCACCCGCTTTGCGAGGAGTGTCAAAAGTACGGAAGGCTTACACCAGCCGAAGAGGTACATCATATTATCCCTTTATCTAAAGGCGGAACCAATGCAGACAGTAACCTTATGAGCCTGTGCAAACAATGTCACTCATCGATCACTGCCCGCGAAGGAGAACGATGGGCAAGACGGTAG